Proteins encoded in a region of the Spiribacter sp. 1M189 genome:
- a CDS encoding LysR family transcriptional regulator, which yields MHEVNLRTLDLNLLVVLQALLEARHVSHAAERLNMSQPAVSRALGRLREMFGDALLVRSPSGLVLTERARDLQQPLADALTGISRLVAEPGFDPTTATTPVRLGCLDLEAAIYLAPAVERLRRAAPGMPVEIHSHPDDYFGLLAEGRLHLAISALEPRQRQAEFHRRVIDTIWSECLMSRDNPLASGPMTLDRYLRARHGVVAITGKGPAIMDQRLEAMGRNRRVVLRLSSFFNVPDSCVGTDVVFSLPHRIASRLARDSLLVTRPLPEALQSAGFPMYLYWHSRHHGDPMHQWLRRLVMNGAADMASDPEKEHERLGGSQATP from the coding sequence ATGCACGAAGTGAATTTGCGCACCCTCGATCTCAATCTGCTGGTGGTCCTCCAGGCGCTGCTGGAGGCACGGCATGTGAGTCACGCCGCGGAGCGGCTGAACATGAGCCAGCCGGCGGTTAGCCGTGCCCTCGGGCGCTTACGGGAGATGTTCGGCGACGCCCTGCTGGTGCGGAGTCCGTCCGGCCTGGTGCTGACCGAACGGGCGCGTGACCTGCAGCAGCCGCTGGCCGATGCGCTGACGGGCATCTCACGACTGGTGGCCGAACCGGGATTTGATCCGACCACGGCGACGACACCGGTCCGGCTCGGTTGTCTGGACCTGGAAGCGGCCATTTATCTGGCGCCTGCGGTGGAGCGTCTGCGCCGGGCGGCACCCGGCATGCCGGTGGAAATCCACTCCCATCCCGATGACTACTTCGGCCTGCTCGCCGAGGGCCGGCTGCATCTGGCCATCAGTGCGCTCGAGCCGCGGCAGCGCCAGGCGGAGTTCCACCGACGGGTCATCGATACCATCTGGTCGGAGTGTCTGATGAGCCGGGATAACCCGCTGGCTAGCGGTCCAATGACGCTCGATCGGTATCTCCGCGCCCGGCATGGTGTCGTGGCCATCACCGGCAAGGGCCCGGCGATCATGGATCAGCGCCTCGAGGCCATGGGTCGGAACCGGCGCGTGGTGTTGCGCCTCTCGAGCTTCTTCAATGTGCCCGATTCCTGTGTGGGTACGGATGTGGTGTTCTCGCTGCCGCACCGAATTGCGTCGCGGTTGGCCCGGGATTCCCTGCTGGTTACACGCCCGCTGCCCGAGGCACTACAATCGGCCGGCTTCCCCATGTATCTCTACTGGCATAGCCGCCATCATGGGGATCCGATGCACCAGTGGCTGCGCCGCCTCGTGATGAATGGCGCCGCCGATATGGCCAGCGATCCGGAGAAAGAGCATGAGCGACTCGGAGGATCTCAAGCGACACCGTGA
- a CDS encoding DUF427 domain-containing protein, whose product MSDSEDLKRHRDAWVYRGGERPDFAVEPGPGKESVWDYPRPPAYVRDDRTVRIAVGETLIAASDHSIRALETGSPPAFYLPPEAVDHSRLRPSSHRTFCEWKGEAEYFDVVTDTGIIEAPIWRYPAPLAGAETIAGWFSAYPEKLDCRVGDEPVQSQSGRYYGGWVTQELVGPWKGEPGTSHW is encoded by the coding sequence ATGAGCGACTCGGAGGATCTCAAGCGACACCGTGATGCCTGGGTCTATCGCGGAGGCGAGCGTCCCGACTTCGCAGTCGAGCCGGGGCCGGGCAAGGAGTCGGTCTGGGACTACCCGCGGCCACCGGCCTACGTGCGTGACGACCGAACGGTGCGCATTGCCGTCGGTGAAACCCTGATCGCCGCCAGCGATCACAGCATCCGGGCGCTCGAGACCGGCAGCCCGCCGGCCTTTTACCTGCCGCCGGAGGCGGTGGACCATTCCCGGCTGCGGCCATCCAGCCATCGCACCTTCTGCGAATGGAAGGGCGAGGCGGAGTATTTCGACGTCGTCACCGATACCGGCATCATTGAGGCGCCCATCTGGCGGTATCCGGCGCCGCTTGCCGGCGCGGAGACGATCGCGGGGTGGTTCTCCGCCTACCCCGAGAAGCTCGACTGCCGGGTCGGCGATGAACCGGTCCAATCCCAGTCCGGTCGATACTATGGTGGCTGGGTGACCCAGGAGCTGGTCGGCCCGTGGAAGGGAGAACCTGGCACCTCACACTGGTAG